A window of the Sporosarcina sp. FSL K6-2383 genome harbors these coding sequences:
- the larE gene encoding ATP-dependent sacrificial sulfur transferase LarE encodes MSEVMNDKNRHLGEVLTEMGRVIVAFSGGVDSALVLKRAQEELGDQVLAVVVASELFRKQEFEDAVQLAKDMGVQVYKTEIKELENPDIAANTPDSWYYSKKMLYSHLNDLAGELGYPYVLDGMIMDDLDDFRPGMRARTEAGARSVLQEVGLFKHEVRELASQLGLPVWDKPASCSLASRIPYGIELDKHKIEQVDQAEIFLAKLGFAQVRVRHHGNVARIEVTPEEITELVKHRDQIQLKLTSLGFAYVSLDLRGYRTGSMNEELSEEVLESKLAQ; translated from the coding sequence ATGAGCGAAGTAATGAATGACAAGAACCGTCATCTTGGTGAAGTACTTACAGAGATGGGACGCGTTATCGTCGCTTTTTCCGGTGGTGTTGACAGTGCATTAGTATTGAAACGTGCACAGGAAGAGCTTGGCGACCAAGTTCTAGCTGTTGTTGTTGCATCAGAATTGTTCCGCAAACAGGAATTTGAGGATGCAGTCCAATTGGCTAAAGACATGGGTGTTCAAGTATACAAAACAGAAATTAAAGAATTAGAAAATCCAGACATTGCAGCGAACACGCCTGATAGCTGGTATTACAGTAAGAAAATGCTTTATTCTCATCTCAATGATTTAGCTGGGGAGTTAGGTTATCCGTATGTGCTAGATGGCATGATTATGGACGACTTAGACGATTTCCGCCCAGGAATGAGAGCAAGAACAGAGGCAGGGGCACGTAGTGTGCTTCAAGAAGTCGGATTATTTAAGCATGAAGTTCGTGAACTTGCAAGTCAATTAGGACTCCCAGTTTGGGATAAACCTGCATCTTGCAGCCTTGCATCAAGAATTCCTTACGGTATTGAGCTTGATAAGCATAAAATTGAACAAGTCGATCAGGCCGAAATCTTTTTGGCTAAACTTGGATTTGCTCAAGTACGTGTCCGTCATCATGGCAATGTTGCTCGCATTGAAGTCACACCAGAAGAAATCACGGAATTAGTGAAGCATCGCGATCAAATCCAACTAAAACTTACTTCACTTGGTTTTGCATATGTTTCATTGGATTTACGTGGATACCGCACAGGAAGCATGAACGAAGAGTTATCTGAAGAAGTGTTAGAATCAAAATTAGCACAATAA
- a CDS encoding Gfo/Idh/MocA family oxidoreductase: MMSKDGMTYAPKGKPNPVVKEGEFVIAVAALDHGHIYGMCNGLVEAGATLKYVYDPDKKKVADFVEKYPDVEVTDSLEQILTDETIKLVAAAAIPSKRSALGNRVMEAGKDYFTDKTPFTTMAQLEETKKVVKQTGQKYMVYFSERLHVEGAVFAGDLIKDGAIGRVLQVTGFGPHRLNASSRPDWFFNKEQYGGILCDIGSHQIEQFLYYADCKDAEILHSKVANYNNPEYPELEDYGDTTLVGDNGATQYFKVDWFTPDGLSTWGDGRTFITGTEGTIEIRKYVDVAREATGDHLFLVNKDGEKHYKLSGEVGFPFFGELILDCIHRTEKAMTQAHAFKAAELCLLAQEQAIVVSK, from the coding sequence ATGATGAGTAAGGATGGAATGACATATGCGCCAAAGGGTAAGCCAAATCCGGTTGTAAAAGAGGGGGAATTTGTGATTGCAGTTGCTGCGCTTGATCATGGCCATATTTATGGGATGTGTAATGGTCTAGTAGAAGCAGGTGCTACATTGAAATATGTATATGATCCTGATAAGAAAAAAGTGGCAGACTTCGTTGAAAAATATCCCGACGTCGAGGTAACAGATTCGCTCGAACAAATTTTAACTGATGAAACGATTAAGTTAGTGGCTGCTGCTGCAATCCCATCTAAGCGCAGTGCACTTGGAAATCGGGTAATGGAAGCTGGTAAGGATTACTTCACAGATAAAACACCATTTACAACGATGGCTCAATTAGAAGAAACAAAGAAGGTTGTCAAACAAACTGGACAAAAATATATGGTCTATTTCAGTGAGCGTCTCCATGTTGAAGGGGCAGTTTTCGCCGGCGACTTGATTAAAGATGGGGCAATTGGTCGCGTACTTCAAGTGACTGGTTTTGGCCCACATCGCTTAAATGCTTCAAGTCGACCAGATTGGTTCTTTAATAAGGAACAATACGGTGGAATTCTATGCGATATTGGGAGCCATCAAATTGAACAGTTCTTATATTACGCAGATTGTAAGGATGCTGAAATATTGCATAGTAAAGTAGCGAACTATAATAACCCTGAATATCCGGAATTAGAGGATTATGGTGATACCACATTAGTTGGTGACAATGGCGCAACACAATATTTCAAAGTGGACTGGTTTACGCCAGATGGGTTAAGTACATGGGGAGATGGACGGACGTTTATTACGGGAACAGAAGGAACGATTGAAATCCGTAAATACGTCGATGTTGCAAGGGAAGCAACAGGAGATCATCTATTCTTAGTGAATAAAGATGGCGAGAAACATTATAAGTTATCAGGTGAGGTTGGATTTCCTTTCTTTGGGGAACTTATTTTAGATTGTATTCATCGCACAGAAAAAGCAATGACGCAGGCTCATGCCTTTAAAGCAGCCGAACTATGCTTACTTGCACAAGAACAAGCAATAGTTGTATCTAAGTAA